The sequence TCCCGTCAGGCGCGCCCACACAAACATCCCGCCCGAGGGCTCATGAAAGCTGATGGCATCGCCCAGCTCCTGGCGCAGGCCGTGGGCCAGCGCGCGGCATTTGGCGCCGTAGGCAGCGCAGATATGGCCGAGATGGGTGTTCAGACGCCCGCTGGCCAGATACTCTGCAGCAATGCCCTGCACCCAGGGCGAGCTGCCCACATCCGCGCTTTGCTTGGCAACGGAGCAGCGCTTCAGGATTTCCACCGGCGCAACCGCCCAGCCCACACGCAATCCTGGGGCAACAATCTTTGAGAGGCTGGACATGTGCACCACCCAATCCTGCGCACCCGGGACCTGGCTTGCCAGCGCCATCAACGAAGGCACGGCATCGCCCGAAAAACGCAGACCGCCGTAGGGGTCGTCCTCCACCAAAACGAACTGGTATTGCACCGCCAACTGCAGCAAGCGGATACGTCGCTCCACGGTCAGCGTTGCGCCCGATGGGTTGCTGAAGTTCGGGATGGTGTAGAGCAGCTTGGGGATTTCCCCCTGCGCGCTCGCACTGGCGAGCATGCGCTCCAGGGCTTGTACATCCATGCCCTCGGCAGTCACCGGTACCGCACTCACCTGAGCCTGGTGCGCCTGCACGGCCTGGATGTTGGTGGAGTAGGTGGGTTGCTCGACGAACACGCTGTCGCCCTTTTCCACCAGAACGCGCAAGACCAGATCGAAGGCCTGCTGGGACCCCGTCGTCACGATGATGTTCTCGGGGGTGGTGTGCACATCTCTCTCATGCATCAACTGCACGATCGCTTCCTTCAACCGCGGCGTTCCCTCCGTGGCACCGTACTCCAGGCAAGCCTTGCTGTTGGCAAAAGCGCGCTCGGAAGCAGCGCCCAGCCCCTCCACATCGAACAGCTGTGGATCCGGATAGCCACCCGCAAAGGAAATCATCCCGGGCTCACTGAGGTGCTTGTAAAGCGCACGTATGGGAGAGCCTTTGGGATTGAGGTAGACGGAAGAAAATCGATACATGACAACTGCGCTGTGCGTAAGGTGGTTTGCTCTCGACATCGGGAAAACCCGTTGTGCTTAATACGTAGGTCTTTCCAAAAACTCATTCCTTGCCATTCACTTCAAATGCAATGGCTTGGTATTTATCTCTGGTTTTAGGGCATTCTTCCCCTAGCACAGCAAATGCGTAAAGCAATTTAAAATTACGATGTGATGACTTTTATGAATCAACATGCTGCGCAACCGCATTCCTCCCATGGCCGCATTGATCGCATTCGAGGCGGCGGCAAGACATGAAAGCTTCACGCTCGCTGCGCGAGAACTCTTTCTGACCGAGAGCGCCATCTCGCGCCAGATCAACGGCCTCGAATCCAATCTCAACATCCGCCTGTTCGTGCGTGTCAAGCAGCGGGTGGTGCTGACCAAGGCCGGCCGCCTCTATGGCGAACAGATCAGAGCGTCCCTGCGCGCCATCGAGCGTGACACGCGCTCCATCTCGGCGCATGGAAGCGGAGAAGGAAGCCTGGAGCTGGCCGTGCTTCCCACCTTCTCGCTGGAGTGGCTGATCCCGCGACTGCCCAGCTTCTATGCAAAACACCCCCATATCCGCGTGAACATGGGCGTTCGTTCCAACCCGTTTTCCTTCAACGAGGAGCATTTCGAGGCGGCCATCCACCACGGCAAGCCAATCTGGCCCTGGGCGACCTCCGAGCTGCTGTTTGGCGAGGAAATGGTCGTGATCGCACGCAAGGATCTCATCGGCGACAGCATCAAAGAGGCCGCCGACCTGCTCAAATTTCCCTTGCTGTTCTCGACCACCCGCCAGGAGTCATGGCGAAAGTGGTTTGATGCCGCCAAGCTGCCACCAGGCACAGCGCCCGAACGCAGCGTCGGCTTCGAGCAGCACTCCATGATGATCCGGGCGGCAGAGTCGGGACTCGGCATTGCACTGGTGCCCGAGTTCTTCGTGCCAAAGACGGCCTGGGACAACGGCGTGGTGCGCGCGCATCCCCTGTCCATCCCGGCAGAGGATTCCTACTACCTCGTCTACCCCAACAATATGCGCCACAGCGCCCCGCTGGAAGCGTTCCGCCTCTGGATTCTCGAAGAGGCCAAAACATTTGCACAAACGCTTCTACCGCACTCGCACACAGCGGCTTGAACAAAGCAAGAACGCCGCGCGAGACTTGCGCTATCGCGGAATTTCGATGGGTACAAACAAACGCGCCCCACCGCGCTGCACCAGCAGCGCGACAGCGCCATCGGCCTGCCGCACCAGCTCCGCCATGGCTTCCAGCGTGGCCACCGGCTGACCGTTGAGTGCCAGGATCAAATCGCCCACCATCACGCCGGCACGGGCGGCGGTCACATTGATCTGCTGGACTAGCAAACCACCTTCGATGCGCAGCAACTGGCGTTCTTTGCCCGTCAGCACCCGCACCCTCAGACCCAGCGGTGCTGCGGGTTCGGGTGCAGCCTGGGCCATGGGCATGCCCTCCAACCGCTCCACCAGCACCGTCAAGGACAGCGGCACCGCATCGCGCCACAACGACAGCACGGCCGGCTCGTCCGGTGGCAGATCGGCAATGCGCTCCAGCGCCTGGGCGGAGTGGGCGATGCGCTCTCCCGCCACCGCCACGATCACATCGCCCGGACGCATGCCTGCACGATCGGCCGCACCACGCGGCTGCACATAACTCACCAGAGCCCCCTGGGGTGACGGCAAACGAAACGACGTGGCCAGGGCCTGGCCGACTTCCTGCACAGCAATGCCTATGCGTCCACGCGTCACCACGCCGCGCTCTTGCAACTGGTGTTTGATGCGCATGGCCACATCAATGGGAATGGCAAACGACAGCCCCTGGTAGCCGCCGCTGCGGCTGTAGAGGCGGGCATTGATGCCAATCACCTCTCC comes from Comamonas sp. GB3 AK4-5 and encodes:
- a CDS encoding PLP-dependent aminotransferase family protein; the encoded protein is MYRFSSVYLNPKGSPIRALYKHLSEPGMISFAGGYPDPQLFDVEGLGAASERAFANSKACLEYGATEGTPRLKEAIVQLMHERDVHTTPENIIVTTGSQQAFDLVLRVLVEKGDSVFVEQPTYSTNIQAVQAHQAQVSAVPVTAEGMDVQALERMLASASAQGEIPKLLYTIPNFSNPSGATLTVERRIRLLQLAVQYQFVLVEDDPYGGLRFSGDAVPSLMALASQVPGAQDWVVHMSSLSKIVAPGLRVGWAVAPVEILKRCSVAKQSADVGSSPWVQGIAAEYLASGRLNTHLGHICAAYGAKCRALAHGLRQELGDAISFHEPSGGMFVWARLTGDISAAELLTHAIARGVMFVPGEGFQADGVDRFTLRLSFATPSLEEVAQGCRRLGEALTAARAARSPQALVA
- a CDS encoding LysR substrate-binding domain-containing protein is translated as MLRNRIPPMAALIAFEAAARHESFTLAARELFLTESAISRQINGLESNLNIRLFVRVKQRVVLTKAGRLYGEQIRASLRAIERDTRSISAHGSGEGSLELAVLPTFSLEWLIPRLPSFYAKHPHIRVNMGVRSNPFSFNEEHFEAAIHHGKPIWPWATSELLFGEEMVVIARKDLIGDSIKEAADLLKFPLLFSTTRQESWRKWFDAAKLPPGTAPERSVGFEQHSMMIRAAESGLGIALVPEFFVPKTAWDNGVVRAHPLSIPAEDSYYLVYPNNMRHSAPLEAFRLWILEEAKTFAQTLLPHSHTAA
- a CDS encoding trypsin-like peptidase domain-containing protein; protein product: MPLHRWLAVLCMAVALAGGMGCAPIQSWNASDFSVLARTWGPSVVNISVAPTDMPARSAVAGSSRVEEGSLGSGFIVSDDGYILTNAHVVASGSHIQVRLTDRREFKARLVGSDTVSDIALLKIEAQGLPAVRIGDPDATAVGDWALAIGSPFGFSNSVTAGIVSARNRVLPGADYMPFLQTDVAVNPGNSGGPLFNLRGEVIGINARLYSRSGGYQGLSFAIPIDVAMRIKHQLQERGVVTRGRIGIAVQEVGQALATSFRLPSPQGALVSYVQPRGAADRAGMRPGDVIVAVAGERIAHSAQALERIADLPPDEPAVLSLWRDAVPLSLTVLVERLEGMPMAQAAPEPAAPLGLRVRVLTGKERQLLRIEGGLLVQQINVTAARAGVMVGDLILALNGQPVATLEAMAELVRQADGAVALLVQRGGARLFVPIEIPR